The genomic segment CGGTCAGGGTACGACAGCGCTGGCAGTAGCCGACCTCGTCGAGGGCCTGGGCGAGCACCGCGGCGAGCCGCTGGCCACCCTCGCGATCACGCTCGAGCAGGTGCAGCGCCATGCGCTGGGCGCTCTTGGGCCCGACCCCGGGCAGCACCCGCAGCGACTCGAGCAGACGATCGACGAGCGGAGAAAAACTCATCAGAACGGCATCTTGAAACCAGGCGGCAGATTGAGGCCAGCGGTGGCTTCTTCCATCCGCTCCCGGGTCGTCTCCTCGACCTTGCGCACGGCGTCATTGACCGCGGCGGCGAGCAGGTCCTCGAGCAGCTCCTTGTCCTCTTCCAGCACGCTGGGGTCGATGTCGACCTTGCTGACGTCATGACGCCCGTTCATGGTCACCTTGACCATGCCGGCGCCGGCCTCGCCGGTGACCTCGGCCTTCTGCGCCTCTTCCTGCATGCGCTGCATCTTTTCCTGCATTTCCTGGGCCTGCTTCATCAGGTTGCCCATTCCGCCTTTCATCATGGCTCATGCTCCTGGATCGAAGTGATCAGCGCGCGGCCTCGCCGCTGCGCTGCTGTGGGGAGACCGAGGCTTCCAGCAATCGGGCACCGAAGGCCTCGCGGAGTTCCTGTACGTGGGGGTCGGCCTCGAGGGACTTGACCGCGGCGGCGTGGCGCTCGGCGTTGAGGCGGTCGGCCATGGCCCGCGG from the Halomonas sp. 1513 genome contains:
- a CDS encoding YbaB/EbfC family nucleoid-associated protein, encoding MMKGGMGNLMKQAQEMQEKMQRMQEEAQKAEVTGEAGAGMVKVTMNGRHDVSKVDIDPSVLEEDKELLEDLLAAAVNDAVRKVEETTRERMEEATAGLNLPPGFKMPF